The following proteins are encoded in a genomic region of Maribacter hydrothermalis:
- the zwf gene encoding glucose-6-phosphate dehydrogenase has protein sequence MKKTENQMLIIFGASGDLTARKLIPAIFNLYKGGDLPDNFVVLGVSRSDFGDLNFRNKVVLESPYLEDERKEHDQAFIQKFADKLFYEDLGSDYDTSYERLEKRISDLDQKYGTNGNHIFYLSTPPSLYEPIAKNLSDQGLNDESVGWRRIIVEKPFGYSLNSAKELNDGLHTYFKENQIFRIDHYLGKETVQNLLVTRFANSIFEPLWNRNYIHHVEITNAESVGVEKRGGYYDKSGALRDMFQSHLLQIVALIVMEPPLSADAEEIRNEKLKALKSLKIMTDEKTLYENTIRAQYVASKIDGKEVKGYREEEGVDKNSTTETFAAIKFFVDNWRWADVPFYVRTAKRMPTKVTEVVIHFKTPHHQIFKESGINNKDNKLIIRIQPDEGILIKFGVKVPGQGFEVERANMDFYYSSLTETHVMEAYERLLLDAMQGDATLYARADEVEAAWAFVDPILDYWKNGKNVKMYGYSAGVWGPENANDLFDGVSEWRNPSENLADDPGYCVIC, from the coding sequence ATGAAGAAAACAGAAAATCAAATGCTTATTATTTTCGGGGCATCTGGAGATTTAACCGCAAGAAAATTGATTCCTGCAATATTCAATTTATATAAAGGGGGCGATTTACCGGACAATTTTGTTGTTTTAGGAGTAAGTAGAAGCGATTTTGGAGATTTAAACTTTAGAAATAAAGTTGTTTTAGAGAGTCCTTATTTAGAAGATGAACGAAAAGAGCACGACCAAGCTTTTATTCAAAAATTTGCGGACAAGCTATTTTATGAAGATTTAGGTTCTGATTATGATACCTCTTATGAACGTTTAGAGAAGCGTATATCAGACTTAGATCAAAAATATGGCACTAATGGCAATCATATTTTTTATTTATCTACGCCCCCTAGTCTTTACGAACCAATTGCTAAAAATTTATCTGACCAAGGATTAAATGATGAATCTGTAGGTTGGAGAAGGATTATTGTAGAAAAGCCATTTGGTTATAGCCTAAACTCTGCAAAGGAACTTAATGACGGTCTACATACATATTTTAAGGAAAACCAGATATTTAGAATAGATCATTATTTAGGTAAGGAAACGGTACAGAATTTATTGGTTACACGTTTTGCAAATAGTATTTTTGAACCCCTATGGAATAGGAATTATATACATCACGTGGAAATTACTAATGCAGAAAGTGTTGGCGTTGAGAAAAGAGGTGGATATTACGATAAATCCGGTGCCTTACGAGATATGTTTCAGAGCCATTTATTACAGATAGTTGCTTTAATAGTAATGGAGCCGCCTTTGAGTGCAGATGCCGAAGAAATAAGGAATGAAAAGTTAAAGGCGTTAAAGTCTTTAAAGATAATGACTGATGAAAAAACACTTTATGAAAATACTATAAGAGCACAATATGTGGCTTCTAAAATAGATGGTAAAGAAGTAAAGGGTTATCGTGAAGAGGAAGGAGTTGATAAAAATTCTACAACCGAAACATTTGCCGCCATTAAGTTTTTTGTAGATAATTGGCGTTGGGCAGATGTTCCATTTTATGTTAGAACGGCTAAGCGTATGCCTACAAAGGTGACTGAAGTAGTAATTCATTTTAAAACGCCACATCATCAAATTTTTAAAGAGTCGGGTATAAATAATAAGGATAATAAATTAATTATTCGTATTCAACCAGATGAAGGTATCTTAATAAAATTTGGTGTGAAAGTTCCAGGGCAAGGTTTTGAAGTAGAGCGTGCGAATATGGATTTCTACTATTCTAGCTTAACAGAAACGCATGTAATGGAAGCTTATGAAAGGTTGCTGCTTGATGCAATGCAGGGCGATGCAACTTTGTATGCAAGAGCTGATGAAGTAGAGGCTGCTTGGGCTTTTGTAGATCCTATTTTAGATTATTGGAAAAATGGCAAAAATGTAAAAATGTACGGATACTCTGCAGGAGTGTGGGGTCCGGAAAATGCGAACGATTTATTTGATGGGGTTAGCGAATGGCGTAATCCAAGTGAAAATTTAGCAGATGATCCTGGGTATTGTGTTATCTGTTAG
- a CDS encoding GIY-YIG nuclease family protein, giving the protein MYSIYVIELSKKIFTENRKFREANPQFNGVLECLYVGMTSKTPKERFEQHKNGTLSKKGHNLSSKIVHKYGMYLRGSLFNHLDPIKTRTEALKMEEQLAIELRRKKYAVWYN; this is encoded by the coding sequence ATGTATTCTATATACGTTATTGAACTATCTAAAAAGATATTTACAGAAAATAGAAAATTTAGAGAAGCTAACCCACAATTTAACGGTGTTTTAGAATGCCTTTATGTGGGTATGACCAGCAAAACACCAAAAGAACGTTTTGAACAACACAAAAACGGTACTTTAAGTAAAAAGGGGCATAATTTATCATCTAAAATTGTACATAAATATGGTATGTATTTAAGAGGTAGCTTATTCAATCATCTAGACCCAATAAAAACTAGAACCGAAGCATTAAAAATGGAAGAACAATTAGCAATTGAGCTTAGACGTAAAAAATACGCTGTTTGGTATAATTGA
- a CDS encoding ABC transporter substrate-binding protein, with protein sequence MLKHQIVLILVLFLWGCKNEKENSISTKTPTQNTEVTYAKGFSVEKQASGITLIKVLKPWVNSEKTFTYALIPKEILATITLNKNEYDEIISTPLENMVVTSTTHIPALEELGILDKLIGFPDTKYISSKAARNLIDSGKIKELGVNENLNTEAVLALQPDLVFGFAINNSNNTYETIQRAKIPVVYNGDWVEETPLGKAEWIKFFALFFNKTEQANAIFTRIEKSYLEAKKIASKATYRPTVLCGALYKDVWYLPGGKSWAANFLQDANSNYLWNTTDENGSLSLSWESVLDVGQHADYWIGPAQYLSYQEMKSASQHYSQFNAFQSKKIFTTANTIGETGGTLYYELAPQRPDLVLKDLIHILHPGLLPNYEPFFFKPLL encoded by the coding sequence ATGCTTAAACACCAAATTGTTTTAATTCTTGTACTTTTTTTATGGGGATGTAAGAATGAGAAAGAAAACTCCATATCCACAAAAACACCAACTCAAAATACAGAAGTAACCTATGCCAAAGGTTTTTCCGTAGAGAAACAAGCTTCCGGAATCACTTTAATTAAAGTATTAAAACCTTGGGTCAATTCAGAAAAAACATTCACCTACGCCTTAATCCCAAAAGAAATTCTTGCTACAATAACTTTAAACAAAAATGAATACGACGAAATTATTTCTACACCATTAGAAAACATGGTGGTTACGTCAACAACGCATATCCCTGCTTTAGAAGAATTAGGTATTTTGGACAAACTTATTGGCTTTCCCGATACCAAATACATTTCTTCTAAGGCAGCAAGAAATTTAATCGACTCTGGGAAGATAAAAGAATTAGGCGTTAATGAAAATTTAAATACCGAGGCTGTTTTAGCTTTACAACCTGACCTTGTTTTTGGTTTTGCTATAAACAATAGTAACAACACTTATGAAACTATACAACGCGCTAAAATCCCGGTGGTATATAATGGCGATTGGGTGGAAGAAACTCCTTTAGGCAAGGCAGAATGGATTAAATTCTTCGCTCTATTTTTTAATAAAACCGAACAAGCTAATGCTATATTTACTAGAATAGAAAAATCGTACTTAGAAGCTAAAAAAATAGCTTCTAAAGCAACGTATAGACCAACTGTACTGTGTGGCGCTCTTTATAAAGATGTGTGGTATTTACCTGGTGGCAAAAGTTGGGCGGCAAATTTTCTACAAGATGCCAATTCAAATTACCTTTGGAACACCACTGACGAAAATGGAAGTTTATCCTTGAGCTGGGAGAGTGTTCTTGATGTTGGGCAACATGCCGATTATTGGATAGGTCCTGCACAATATTTATCTTACCAAGAAATGAAATCTGCAAGTCAGCATTATTCCCAGTTTAATGCTTTTCAAAGCAAAAAAATATTCACTACCGCAAACACAATAGGTGAAACTGGTGGCACACTATACTATGAATTGGCACCACAAAGACCAGACCTTGTACTAAAAGATTTAATTCATATTTTGCACCCAGGATTACTTCCTAACTATGAACCTTTCTTTTTTAAACCTTTGCTTTAG
- a CDS encoding ABC transporter ATP-binding protein, with translation MTFELKKGELAAIVGINGIGKSTLLRTLGNFQPKISGSVKIEGKDLKAYNELQIASKISVVLTEAIASKNLSVYELLALGRQPYTNWLGKLADEDISIINNSINLLKLEPFLDKKCFQLSDGQLQRVLIARALIQDTDVILLDEPTTHLDLYHKVQILKLLKSIAHETNKTILFTSHEIDLAIQLCDKILILDGLNNVFNEPTKLIENKNFDTLFPTDMIFFDTNTSSFKIKK, from the coding sequence ATTACTTTCGAATTAAAGAAAGGGGAACTTGCCGCTATTGTTGGTATCAATGGAATAGGAAAATCTACATTGTTACGCACCTTAGGTAATTTTCAACCAAAAATTTCAGGTTCCGTTAAAATTGAAGGAAAAGATTTAAAAGCATATAATGAACTGCAAATAGCATCTAAAATAAGCGTCGTTCTTACGGAAGCTATTGCTTCAAAAAACTTATCGGTTTATGAGCTATTGGCTTTGGGCAGACAACCTTACACTAATTGGTTAGGTAAATTGGCTGATGAAGATATTTCCATTATTAACAATAGTATTAACCTTTTAAAATTAGAACCTTTCTTAGACAAAAAATGTTTTCAGTTGAGTGACGGTCAATTACAGCGGGTACTTATTGCCAGAGCATTAATTCAAGATACCGATGTTATTTTGCTAGACGAACCTACTACTCATTTAGATTTATACCATAAAGTTCAAATTTTGAAACTTTTAAAATCTATTGCGCATGAAACAAATAAGACTATATTGTTTACAAGTCACGAAATTGATCTTGCTATCCAATTATGTGATAAAATACTGATTTTAGATGGTTTAAACAATGTATTTAACGAACCAACAAAGCTTATAGAAAATAAAAATTTTGATACCCTCTTCCCTACTGATATGATTTTTTTTGACACAAACACCAGTTCTTTCAAGATTAAGAAATAG
- the rmuC gene encoding DNA recombination protein RmuC: MNEIYIYLVIGILCLAIGYFLGNYIQLLKTKSRQSTLEEREQQMLNNLSVFQDRLKESEKQKSHLQSEKEHLGNQIVRYQADLENLQQKNRDQKDEVEKLQEKFTKEFENLANKILEEKSLKFTERNEKNIQNILTPLNEKILLFERKVEESQKENISIHSALKEQLLNLQTQNIKITQEAENLTKALKGDSKMQGNWGELVLERVLEKSGLEKDREYIVQQSFTRADGSRVLPDVIINLPDGKKMVVDSKVSLTDYERYVNTEDELRDKFLKDHINSLRRHVDQLSAKKYEDLYEMESPDFVLMFVPIEPAFAIAINQDSSLYNKAFEQNIIIVTPSTLLATLRTIDSMWNNEKQQRNAIEIARQAGALYDKFEGFVSDLMKVGKKMDEAKGEYRGAMNKLVDGRGNIINSIEKLKKMGAKAKKSIPESLINRAIEDDDFEEELKLKL, translated from the coding sequence ATGAACGAAATTTATATATACCTTGTCATCGGAATCCTTTGTCTTGCCATCGGATATTTTTTGGGTAACTATATTCAGCTTCTAAAAACTAAATCTCGTCAAAGCACTTTAGAAGAACGAGAGCAGCAAATGCTTAATAACCTTTCTGTATTTCAGGATAGATTAAAAGAGAGCGAAAAACAAAAATCACATTTGCAGTCTGAAAAGGAACACCTTGGTAATCAAATTGTACGTTATCAGGCAGATTTAGAAAATTTACAGCAAAAAAATAGAGATCAAAAAGATGAAGTAGAAAAGCTTCAGGAGAAATTCACTAAGGAGTTTGAAAATCTTGCCAATAAAATATTGGAAGAAAAGAGTTTAAAATTCACCGAGCGCAATGAGAAGAATATCCAAAATATTCTTACGCCATTAAATGAAAAAATACTTCTTTTTGAAAGGAAGGTAGAAGAAAGTCAGAAAGAAAATATAAGTATACATTCCGCTTTAAAAGAACAGTTACTAAATCTGCAAACCCAAAACATTAAAATTACCCAAGAAGCGGAGAACTTGACCAAAGCCTTAAAAGGTGATAGTAAAATGCAAGGTAACTGGGGCGAGCTGGTTTTGGAGCGTGTATTAGAAAAATCTGGTTTAGAGAAAGACCGAGAATACATAGTTCAGCAAAGTTTTACACGTGCAGATGGTAGCCGAGTTTTACCAGATGTCATAATCAACCTCCCAGATGGTAAAAAAATGGTGGTAGATTCTAAAGTATCCTTAACAGATTACGAGCGTTATGTAAATACTGAAGATGAACTTAGAGATAAGTTTTTAAAAGACCATATTAACTCTCTTAGAAGACACGTAGACCAATTATCTGCCAAGAAATACGAAGATTTGTATGAAATGGAGAGTCCGGATTTTGTTTTAATGTTCGTACCCATAGAACCTGCTTTTGCAATTGCCATAAATCAAGATAGCTCCTTATACAACAAAGCTTTTGAACAAAATATTATTATAGTAACTCCTTCAACACTTCTTGCTACCTTACGTACCATTGATAGTATGTGGAATAATGAAAAACAACAACGCAATGCTATTGAGATTGCTAGACAAGCTGGTGCGCTTTATGATAAATTTGAAGGCTTTGTAAGCGATTTAATGAAAGTGGGTAAAAAAATGGACGAAGCTAAAGGAGAATACCGTGGTGCCATGAACAAGTTGGTTGATGGTCGTGGTAATATTATTAATAGCATTGAAAAATTAAAAAAGATGGGTGCGAAAGCTAAGAAATCTATTCCCGAATCACTTATAAACAGAGCGATAGAAGATGACGATTTCGAAGAAGAACTTAAATTAAAACTATAA
- a CDS encoding 6-phosphogluconate dehydrogenase: protein MKKILSLIVVGFIAIGAIYYAFIYFVTFSEGVRSGELIKISHKGVLVKTWEGEISQGISGAQIFSFSVLDKDQEVIDKLQEYQGQYVKVNYVERYTTFFWLGDTKYFITNVQAEKSPHFRN from the coding sequence ATGAAAAAAATTTTATCCCTAATTGTTGTTGGCTTTATTGCTATTGGAGCTATTTATTATGCCTTTATTTACTTTGTGACATTTAGTGAAGGAGTGCGCTCTGGAGAACTAATAAAAATAAGCCATAAAGGAGTACTTGTAAAAACTTGGGAAGGCGAAATAAGCCAAGGTATTTCCGGTGCCCAAATATTCTCATTTTCAGTTTTAGATAAAGACCAAGAGGTCATTGACAAACTTCAGGAATACCAAGGGCAATACGTAAAGGTTAATTATGTAGAACGCTATACTACCTTCTTTTGGCTTGGCGACACTAAATATTTTATCACGAACGTACAGGCCGAAAAATCTCCCCATTTCCGAAATTAA
- a CDS encoding acyl-CoA thioesterase — MEKFKSVRESRVSITELMLPSHSNFGGKVHGGHILSLMDQIAFACASKHSQQYCVTASVNRVNFLNPIEVGELVTLKASINYTGKTSMVVGVRVESENITSGTRKHCNSSYFTMVAKGKDGKNVQIPGLIVSDDQGVRRFARSKYRKIEAQQRDTKFESKTFVSKDYIKELENENIKIEMK; from the coding sequence ATGGAAAAGTTTAAAAGCGTAAGAGAATCAAGAGTATCAATAACCGAGTTAATGCTTCCCTCCCATTCTAATTTTGGCGGAAAAGTTCATGGAGGCCACATATTAAGTTTAATGGACCAAATAGCATTTGCATGTGCTTCTAAGCATTCACAGCAATACTGTGTAACAGCATCGGTTAATCGCGTAAATTTCTTAAACCCTATTGAAGTTGGTGAATTGGTGACCTTAAAAGCAAGTATAAACTATACAGGAAAAACCTCTATGGTTGTGGGTGTACGTGTAGAATCTGAAAATATAACATCGGGCACAAGAAAGCACTGTAATTCTTCTTACTTTACTATGGTAGCAAAAGGTAAAGATGGTAAAAACGTACAAATACCTGGCTTAATTGTATCTGATGACCAAGGGGTTCGTAGATTTGCACGTAGTAAATACAGAAAAATAGAAGCTCAGCAAAGAGATACTAAATTTGAATCTAAAACTTTTGTTTCTAAAGATTATATTAAAGAATTAGAAAACGAAAATATTAAGATTGAAATGAAGTAA
- a CDS encoding DUF3124 domain-containing protein has translation MKNIKIILSSICFSLILTTVTSCKDDSNEETSVEILDEHHLDRRTNTIIQDSLIRQVYVPIYSDIYNQNRDTRILLTATLSIRNTSIKDSLFVKKIDYYNTEGDLVRNYIDSPVYLKPMESIDYVIEQQDTSGGSGANFIIDWYSKKQLTPLFQAVMVGGLGAQAFSFTTEGIEVIE, from the coding sequence TTGAAGAACATAAAAATTATTTTAAGTAGTATTTGTTTTTCGTTAATACTAACGACGGTGACATCTTGTAAAGATGATTCAAATGAAGAAACTTCGGTTGAAATTCTTGATGAACACCATTTAGACCGAAGGACAAATACTATTATACAAGATTCATTAATAAGACAAGTATATGTACCTATCTATTCTGATATTTATAATCAGAACAGAGATACGAGAATATTGCTAACAGCTACTTTAAGCATTAGAAATACAAGTATTAAAGACAGCTTGTTTGTGAAGAAAATTGATTATTACAATACTGAGGGAGATTTGGTAAGAAATTATATAGATTCCCCTGTCTATCTTAAACCGATGGAATCTATAGATTATGTTATTGAGCAGCAAGATACTTCTGGTGGTAGTGGAGCAAATTTTATAATCGACTGGTATTCTAAAAAACAACTAACTCCTTTGTTTCAAGCGGTTATGGTTGGCGGATTAGGTGCTCAGGCATTTTCTTTTACTACAGAGGGTATTGAAGTAATAGAATAA
- the pgl gene encoding 6-phosphogluconolactonase: MEVKVFQTKVKVAEEFSKFLIEKSANKKTYHIALSGGSTPKIVFDVLAEEFADAIDWNAIHLYWGDERCVDPEDEQSNYRMTKEHLISKVAIPKENIHRIKGENDPKSEAERYSEVLETELPKELGLPQFDMVILGMGDDGHTASIFPHEINLWVSPDNCEVAIHPESGQKRVSLTGRMINNAKTVVFLVTGESKAEKVKIIVDREEGYLEFPASHVAPKTKDLVWFLDAAAAKLLTSFQS, from the coding sequence ATGGAAGTAAAAGTATTTCAAACTAAAGTAAAAGTTGCTGAAGAGTTTTCAAAGTTTTTAATTGAGAAATCAGCGAATAAAAAAACCTATCATATTGCGTTATCTGGCGGTAGTACACCTAAAATAGTATTTGATGTTTTAGCAGAAGAGTTTGCTGATGCTATAGATTGGAATGCTATTCATTTATATTGGGGAGATGAACGTTGTGTTGATCCTGAAGATGAACAAAGCAATTATAGAATGACTAAGGAGCATTTAATTTCTAAAGTTGCTATTCCTAAAGAAAACATACACCGTATAAAAGGAGAAAATGACCCAAAATCTGAAGCTGAACGTTATAGTGAAGTTTTAGAAACTGAATTACCAAAAGAACTGGGCTTACCGCAGTTTGATATGGTTATTTTAGGAATGGGTGATGACGGGCATACAGCATCAATATTCCCACATGAAATTAATTTGTGGGTTTCACCAGATAATTGTGAAGTAGCTATTCATCCAGAATCTGGTCAAAAACGAGTTTCACTAACAGGAAGGATGATAAATAATGCAAAAACAGTTGTCTTCTTAGTCACTGGTGAAAGCAAGGCAGAAAAAGTAAAGATAATAGTGGATAGGGAAGAAGGTTATTTAGAATTTCCTGCAAGTCACGTAGCACCCAAAACAAAAGACTTGGTCTGGTTTTTAGATGCTGCCGCTGCAAAGCTACTTACTTCATTTCAATCTTAA
- a CDS encoding FecCD family ABC transporter permease, giving the protein MSNISTYSFHFLALLVVLLICFIFNLSLGSVSISFVDTLNVLVGSTADDSSTSYIIWQYRFPKAITAIMVGSGLSLSGLLMQTLFRNPLAGPYVLGISSGASLGAALLIMGSSLFSGFFGFSAFNNISLAIISSLGSFLVLSLVLVVAAKVKDTMALLIIGLMFGSITAAIVSVLSYFTKAEKLQHYIFWSFGSLGNLSWVQLLIVAICTMVGLFLSIISIKPLNAFLLGENYAKSLGISLKKSRYIIIIATGLLAGSITAFAGPIAFVGLAVPHITKQLLHTTDHKIQIPAVLFCGAILMLICDTIAQLPGSVSVLPINAITSIFGAPLVIWLLVRKRKMIF; this is encoded by the coding sequence TTGTCAAATATATCTACTTATAGCTTTCATTTTTTAGCACTACTGGTAGTATTGCTCATATGCTTTATATTTAATTTAAGCTTAGGTTCTGTTAGTATTTCTTTTGTAGATACCCTAAATGTATTAGTTGGTTCGACAGCTGATGATTCTTCCACCTCTTATATTATTTGGCAATACCGATTCCCAAAAGCTATCACTGCTATAATGGTGGGTAGCGGACTCTCGTTAAGTGGATTGTTAATGCAGACTTTGTTCAGAAACCCATTAGCAGGACCCTATGTTTTGGGTATAAGTTCCGGTGCCAGTTTAGGAGCAGCACTTTTAATTATGGGATCTTCATTATTCTCAGGTTTTTTTGGCTTTTCAGCTTTTAACAATATCTCCCTGGCCATAATATCTAGCCTTGGTAGTTTTTTAGTGTTATCATTAGTTCTAGTTGTGGCGGCAAAAGTAAAAGATACAATGGCACTTTTAATTATAGGCCTTATGTTTGGGAGTATTACAGCTGCTATTGTAAGTGTATTGTCCTATTTTACTAAAGCAGAAAAATTGCAACACTATATTTTTTGGTCATTTGGTAGCCTGGGTAATTTATCTTGGGTACAATTACTAATTGTCGCCATTTGTACCATGGTGGGTTTATTTCTCAGTATCATATCCATTAAGCCTTTGAACGCTTTTTTATTAGGGGAAAACTATGCCAAAAGTTTAGGTATTAGTTTAAAAAAATCGCGGTACATCATCATAATTGCTACAGGGTTACTAGCTGGATCTATAACTGCCTTTGCCGGTCCTATTGCCTTTGTAGGCTTAGCCGTACCCCATATAACCAAACAGTTATTACACACGACCGACCATAAAATTCAAATTCCCGCGGTACTTTTCTGTGGAGCAATCCTAATGTTGATCTGCGATACAATAGCTCAACTACCAGGTTCCGTAAGTGTTTTACCAATTAATGCCATCACTAGTATTTTTGGTGCTCCATTAGTAATTTGGCTGTTGGTTAGAAAAAGAAAAATGATATTTTAA
- the gndA gene encoding NADP-dependent phosphogluconate dehydrogenase: protein MYDFGLIGLGVMGQNFILNVADNGFTAFGYDLDGEKVNSLKELGGDLEKVNASSNIKTFVKNLKQPRKIMLLVPAGKIVDSVIDSLLPHIDKGDIIIDGGNSFFTDTDRREAELQNRAINFFGAGVSGGAKGARRGPSIMPGGSKSAYEHIKPIFEAVSAKYKGEPCVAYLGPKSAGNYVKMVHNGIEYGLMQLTSEIYDVLKKGGEYSNDDLHNTFSNWNAGRLQSFLVEITSEIFEQEDELAKGRLVDQILDKAKQKGTGKWTSQNAMDLGIPVPSIDIAVSMRELSALKDERVKADALYDRPAVAHMDKKKLEELSEKALYFSFIITYAQGLHQLADASKEYGYDLDISVIAKIWRAGCIIRAGLLADITEAFKTEPTLPNLLLSPNFVNKIKETVGAARELVAFGVINGIPLPGLSNSLTYFDAYTSSKLPLNLIQAQRDYFGSHTYERLDRDGIFHTEWEK, encoded by the coding sequence ATGTATGATTTTGGTTTGATTGGTCTTGGGGTAATGGGACAAAATTTTATTCTTAATGTAGCTGATAATGGTTTTACCGCTTTTGGATATGATTTAGATGGGGAAAAAGTAAATTCATTGAAAGAACTTGGAGGAGATTTAGAAAAAGTAAATGCTTCTAGTAACATAAAAACGTTCGTAAAAAATTTAAAACAGCCGCGAAAAATAATGCTTTTAGTACCTGCCGGTAAAATAGTGGATTCCGTAATAGACTCTTTGCTTCCGCATATTGATAAAGGAGATATTATTATTGATGGAGGAAATTCTTTCTTCACGGACACGGACAGAAGAGAGGCTGAATTACAAAATAGAGCTATTAACTTTTTTGGCGCTGGCGTTTCTGGAGGTGCAAAAGGTGCCCGTAGAGGCCCAAGTATTATGCCTGGCGGTTCAAAATCTGCTTATGAGCATATTAAACCAATTTTTGAAGCGGTTTCTGCCAAATATAAAGGTGAACCATGTGTTGCTTATTTAGGTCCCAAATCTGCCGGTAATTATGTAAAAATGGTTCACAATGGTATTGAATACGGATTGATGCAGCTGACTTCTGAAATTTATGATGTTCTTAAAAAAGGCGGAGAATATAGTAATGATGATCTGCACAACACTTTTTCTAACTGGAACGCTGGTAGATTACAATCGTTTTTAGTTGAAATAACTTCTGAAATATTTGAGCAAGAAGACGAATTGGCAAAAGGGCGTTTGGTAGATCAAATATTAGATAAAGCAAAACAAAAAGGAACAGGAAAATGGACTAGCCAAAATGCAATGGACTTAGGAATACCCGTACCATCTATAGATATTGCAGTTAGCATGCGTGAACTTTCTGCCTTAAAAGATGAAAGAGTAAAAGCAGATGCGCTTTACGATAGGCCTGCTGTTGCTCATATGGATAAAAAGAAACTAGAAGAACTTTCCGAAAAGGCACTTTATTTCTCTTTTATTATTACCTACGCGCAAGGTTTGCACCAATTGGCAGATGCTTCTAAAGAATATGGTTATGATTTGGATATTTCCGTAATTGCCAAAATATGGAGAGCAGGTTGTATTATTCGTGCTGGTCTATTAGCTGATATTACGGAAGCTTTTAAGACTGAACCTACCTTGCCGAACCTTTTACTTTCACCAAATTTTGTAAATAAAATAAAGGAAACTGTAGGTGCCGCAAGAGAACTAGTTGCTTTTGGAGTAATAAACGGAATTCCATTACCTGGCTTATCTAATTCACTTACTTATTTTGATGCATACACTTCTAGCAAATTGCCATTGAATTTAATACAAGCGCAACGGGACTATTTTGGCTCGCACACTTATGAAAGATTAGATCGCGATGGTATATTCCATACGGAATGGGAGAAATAA